The Polyangiaceae bacterium genome includes a region encoding these proteins:
- a CDS encoding DUF58 domain-containing protein, translated as MAGARLATHPKNQRALEDPTPPRGFWGKVRRWFRPPRKLRLTREGKYFIGITFGVGFAAINTGNNLLYLLLGMLLSLIVVSGVMSELSLRHLTVVRRLPPRAQVGRAHLVEIEVYNHKQRIPSYAIEIEDLRAGQPADKRCFFLKISPRSAQVAAYRRTPARRGRDRHIGFRVATRFPFGLFEKSRELGAEGDLIIYPAVDPVRLPPDQPGRKLGGDGAFGRGAGDEIVGVRPMRDGDDPRDIYWRKSTMPTNMVLRERARETRRDVELSLDPTHPGLTPAEDWSTRFERRIRDVASRAVAHIKRGDGVTVRCTTGDRVRADATVGADPLLRFLALLEATPGKGSLPPKSSATTLPPEPKEAA; from the coding sequence GTGGCCGGCGCTCGCCTCGCGACTCACCCGAAGAATCAGCGCGCGCTGGAAGACCCGACACCGCCCCGAGGCTTCTGGGGGAAGGTCCGCCGCTGGTTTCGCCCGCCGCGCAAGCTGCGCCTGACGCGCGAGGGCAAGTACTTCATCGGCATCACCTTCGGCGTGGGCTTCGCGGCGATCAACACCGGCAACAACCTGCTCTACCTGCTGCTCGGCATGCTCCTGTCGCTGATCGTCGTCTCGGGCGTGATGAGCGAGCTGTCGCTCCGACACCTGACGGTGGTGCGCAGGCTCCCGCCGCGCGCGCAGGTGGGACGCGCGCACCTGGTCGAGATCGAGGTCTACAACCACAAGCAGCGCATCCCCTCGTACGCCATCGAGATCGAAGACCTGCGCGCCGGTCAGCCCGCGGACAAGCGCTGCTTCTTCCTCAAGATCAGCCCGCGCTCCGCCCAGGTGGCGGCCTACCGCCGAACGCCGGCGCGGCGCGGCCGCGATCGCCACATCGGTTTCCGCGTGGCGACGCGCTTTCCCTTCGGACTGTTCGAGAAGTCGCGAGAGCTCGGCGCAGAAGGTGACCTGATCATCTACCCGGCGGTGGATCCGGTGCGCCTCCCGCCGGATCAGCCGGGACGCAAGCTCGGCGGCGACGGCGCCTTCGGGCGCGGCGCGGGTGACGAAATCGTCGGCGTGCGTCCGATGCGCGACGGCGACGATCCCCGCGACATCTACTGGCGCAAGAGCACGATGCCCACCAACATGGTGCTGCGCGAGCGCGCGCGGGAGACGCGCCGTGACGTGGAGCTGAGCCTCGATCCCACCCACCCGGGGCTGACCCCGGCGGAGGACTGGAGCACCCGCTTCGAGCGGCGCATCCGCGACGTGGCCTCGCGGGCCGTGGCGCACATCAAGCGCGGCGACGGCGTGACGGTTCGTTGCACCACGGGCGACCGAGTACGCGCCGACGCGACCGTGGGCGCCGATCCGCTGCTGCGCTTCCTGGCGCTGCTCGAGGCGACGCCGGGCAAAGGCAGCCTGCCGCCGAAGAGCAGCGCCACCACGCTGCCGCCCGAGCCCAAGGAGGCCGCGTGA
- a CDS encoding DUF3488 domain-containing protein codes for MRFGLVHRIMTDALAALGLLALVTSGELNRWITAAVVLGLVGALAIPERWQDSKLMRHVGVVAPVGLLALQLGRLVLGAPVLQLAVEFAAGLQVVRLATRRGAAHDQQVVVLALLHLIAGTVLGGGLTYGLCFLGFLIVAPGALVLSHLRREVEGNYRQGARDRTGLPVDVPRILRSRRVIGKQFLLFTCLLSVPIFLFTAILFVMFPRVGLSLLLLNHGRPERMIGFSDKVDLGGVGKLRSDPTIAMRVEPSTLAENPPLRIALYLRGTAFDQYDGRTWSRSVTQRAPADMQGSAVRIRRSPDLARDQKLTIDLEPIDPPVIFLPNDAVAMRLVSRGMTVVGPTTTVLAGPEGEFKYVSIEDRGLRYEVFLAGKNEGPPRPLSGADRARYLTLPPDLPPRVLELAKTWVGNAKTPYAQAAAIEARLRSDYRYDLDSPSGAEKNPLDHFLFESKRGHCEFYSTAMAVLLRTQGIPTRNVTGFVGGTFNRFGRYYAVRQGDAHSWIEVFIDGQGWMRFDPTPPSDAAPQSEITGVLAFMRDFVEAAAQRWNRHIVGYDLKQQVSLFRSVRNRYSSIRGTSKLAESLASPRRAWLFGLGVALIVAGVYWFRRTRQTSDEKKEAPKSDELSVARIVALYRSLESALVVLGVPRPPSVPPWAHAVGLEALGHPAAAEVRALTQLYLEARFGDRELDEDERKAFAERVRALRLLRSAEGEAA; via the coding sequence GTGAGGTTCGGGCTCGTCCATCGGATCATGACCGATGCCCTGGCAGCGCTGGGGCTCTTGGCGCTGGTCACGAGCGGCGAGCTCAATCGCTGGATCACGGCGGCGGTCGTGCTGGGCCTGGTCGGCGCGCTGGCCATCCCGGAGCGCTGGCAGGACTCGAAGCTGATGCGCCACGTGGGCGTGGTCGCCCCGGTGGGGCTCCTGGCTCTGCAGCTCGGGCGCCTGGTGCTCGGCGCCCCGGTCTTGCAGCTGGCGGTCGAGTTCGCCGCCGGCTTGCAGGTGGTCCGCCTGGCCACGCGCCGCGGCGCGGCCCACGACCAGCAGGTGGTGGTGCTGGCGCTCTTGCACCTGATCGCGGGCACGGTGCTCGGGGGAGGGCTGACCTACGGCCTGTGCTTCCTCGGCTTCCTGATCGTCGCGCCGGGCGCCCTGGTGTTGAGCCACCTGCGCCGCGAGGTCGAAGGCAACTACCGCCAAGGCGCCCGCGACCGCACGGGGCTGCCGGTGGACGTGCCGCGCATCCTGCGCAGCCGCCGCGTGATCGGCAAACAGTTCCTGCTCTTCACCTGCCTGCTCTCGGTGCCGATCTTCCTGTTCACGGCGATCTTGTTCGTGATGTTCCCGCGCGTAGGGCTCTCGCTCCTGCTGCTGAACCACGGGCGCCCGGAGCGCATGATCGGCTTTTCGGACAAGGTGGACCTGGGCGGAGTCGGCAAGCTGCGCAGCGACCCGACCATCGCCATGCGGGTCGAGCCCTCGACGCTGGCGGAGAACCCGCCGCTGCGCATCGCGCTCTATCTCAGGGGGACGGCCTTCGACCAATACGACGGGCGCACCTGGTCGCGCAGCGTGACGCAGCGAGCGCCCGCCGACATGCAGGGCAGCGCCGTGCGGATCCGTCGCTCGCCGGACCTCGCGCGCGACCAGAAGCTCACCATCGACCTCGAGCCCATCGATCCGCCGGTGATCTTCCTGCCCAACGACGCGGTGGCCATGCGCCTGGTCAGCCGCGGCATGACCGTGGTCGGGCCGACCACCACGGTGCTGGCCGGGCCGGAGGGCGAGTTCAAATACGTCAGCATCGAGGACCGCGGCCTACGCTACGAGGTGTTCCTGGCGGGCAAGAACGAGGGGCCGCCGAGGCCCTTGAGCGGCGCCGACCGCGCGCGCTACCTCACCCTGCCGCCGGATCTCCCGCCGCGAGTCCTCGAGCTCGCCAAGACCTGGGTCGGCAACGCGAAGACCCCCTACGCGCAGGCCGCCGCCATCGAGGCGCGCTTGCGCAGCGACTACCGCTACGATCTGGACTCGCCGTCCGGCGCCGAGAAGAACCCGCTCGACCACTTCCTGTTCGAGTCCAAGCGCGGGCACTGCGAGTTCTACAGCACGGCGATGGCGGTGCTGCTCCGAACCCAGGGCATTCCGACGCGCAACGTCACGGGGTTCGTCGGCGGCACGTTCAACCGCTTCGGCCGCTACTACGCCGTGCGCCAGGGCGACGCGCACTCCTGGATCGAGGTGTTCATCGACGGGCAGGGCTGGATGCGCTTCGACCCCACTCCGCCTTCGGACGCGGCGCCGCAGAGCGAAATCACCGGCGTCCTGGCGTTCATGCGCGACTTCGTCGAGGCGGCCGCGCAGCGCTGGAACCGGCACATCGTCGGCTACGATCTGAAGCAGCAGGTCTCCCTCTTCCGCAGCGTCAGGAACCGCTACTCCTCGATCCGGGGGACGTCCAAGCTGGCGGAGAGCCTCGCCTCGCCCCGCCGCGCGTGGCTGTTCGGCCTGGGCGTCGCGCTGATCGTGGCGGGGGTCTACTGGTTCCGCCGCACGCGCCAGACGAGCGACGAGAAGAAGGAAGCGCCGAAGTCCGACGAGCTCAGCGTGGCGCGCATCGTGGCGCTGTATCGCAGTCTCGAGTCCGCGCTGGTGGTGCTCGGCGTGCCGCGCCCGCCCAGCGTGCCGCCTTGGGCCCACGCCGTGGGCCTGGAGGCGCTGGGGCATCCGGCCGCGGCCGAGGTCCGGGCCCTGACTCAGCTCTACCTCGAGGCGCGCTTCGGTGATCGCGAGCTCGACGAGGACGAGCGCAAGGCCTTCGCCGAACGCGTGCGCGCGCTCAGGCTACTACGCAGCGCGGAGGGCGAAGCCGCCTGA
- the aroB gene encoding 3-dehydroquinate synthase, with product MPRPLLTNGFMATGKSTVGRRVAELEGVSFEDLDDRVERRAGASVAEIFQSAGEDEFRRLERAELERLLEDPTPRVVALGGGALLSRELRLHALERATVVTLEAPLDVVVSRASSTRRPLLSGADPAARARELYEARRIAYAEAHARVTSGEGDVDRVARAVSAVWKREPVVVAAGLQSYAVDVGSAIVEERLAALSGQPTATLLVTDENVQAAQGHSLGKSLRGHATLALEPGEAHKTPAALERVWRAARESQLDRGSLFVAFGGGVVCDIAGFAAATWMRGTRWLAVPTTLLSMVDASVGGKTAVDLGDAKNAVGAFWQPAGVVCDISLLGTEPERGFQSALAEVVKSALVGDPELLDFLETHADAVLARDAAALTQVVRRSIGVKARIVSRDERESGLRAVLNLGHTVGHALEACTSYSAYTHGEAVALGLVAALGIGQRLGVTSPSLSERVRALLARLGLPTDLSRAPLGDAVELLVRDKKRRGTYIHFVVVSAAGRVETQSLPLEQLRRLALTC from the coding sequence ATGCCGCGACCCTTGCTCACCAACGGCTTCATGGCCACCGGCAAGTCCACCGTGGGACGGCGCGTGGCCGAGCTCGAGGGCGTGAGCTTCGAGGATCTCGACGACCGGGTCGAGCGGCGCGCCGGCGCCAGCGTGGCGGAGATCTTCCAGTCCGCCGGCGAGGACGAGTTCCGCAGGCTGGAGCGCGCCGAGCTCGAGCGCTTGCTCGAGGACCCCACGCCGCGTGTGGTCGCCCTCGGCGGCGGCGCGCTCTTGTCCCGCGAGCTGCGCCTGCACGCCCTGGAGCGCGCGACCGTCGTCACGCTCGAGGCCCCGCTGGACGTCGTGGTGTCGCGCGCGAGCTCGACGCGAAGGCCGCTGCTCTCCGGCGCTGATCCGGCGGCGCGCGCTCGCGAGCTCTACGAGGCCCGGCGGATCGCCTACGCCGAAGCCCACGCGCGGGTTACCAGCGGCGAAGGCGACGTGGATCGGGTAGCGCGAGCCGTGAGCGCGGTCTGGAAGCGCGAGCCGGTGGTGGTGGCGGCGGGCCTCCAGAGCTACGCCGTGGACGTCGGCAGCGCGATCGTGGAGGAGCGTCTGGCCGCGCTGTCGGGACAGCCCACCGCCACGCTGCTGGTGACGGACGAGAACGTCCAGGCGGCGCAGGGCCATAGTCTGGGTAAGTCGCTTCGCGGCCACGCGACGCTGGCCCTCGAGCCGGGCGAAGCGCACAAGACACCGGCCGCGCTCGAGCGCGTGTGGCGCGCTGCGCGGGAGAGCCAGCTCGACCGCGGCAGCCTGTTCGTCGCCTTCGGCGGCGGCGTGGTCTGCGACATCGCCGGCTTCGCCGCGGCGACCTGGATGCGCGGTACGCGCTGGCTGGCGGTGCCGACCACGCTGCTCTCGATGGTGGACGCCTCCGTCGGCGGCAAGACGGCCGTGGATTTGGGCGACGCCAAGAACGCCGTCGGCGCGTTCTGGCAACCGGCGGGCGTGGTCTGCGACATCTCGCTGCTCGGCACCGAGCCGGAGCGGGGCTTCCAGAGCGCCCTCGCCGAGGTGGTGAAGAGCGCGTTGGTGGGCGACCCAGAGCTCCTGGACTTCCTCGAGACGCACGCGGACGCGGTGCTCGCGCGTGACGCAGCCGCGCTGACCCAGGTCGTCCGCCGCAGCATCGGCGTCAAAGCGCGCATCGTGTCACGGGACGAGCGCGAGTCGGGTCTGCGCGCGGTGCTCAACCTGGGACACACCGTCGGGCACGCGCTGGAGGCCTGCACCAGCTACAGCGCGTACACTCACGGTGAGGCCGTTGCGCTGGGCCTGGTCGCGGCGCTCGGCATCGGCCAGCGCTTGGGTGTGACCAGCCCGAGCCTCTCGGAGCGCGTCCGCGCGCTGCTCGCCCGCCTCGGCCTGCCGACGGATCTCTCCCGAGCGCCGCTCGGCGATGCCGTCGAGCTCCTGGTTCGCGACAAGAAGCGGCGCGGCACCTACATCCACTTCGTGGTGGTTTCCGCCGCGGGACGCGTCGAGACGCAGTCGCTGCCGCTGGAACAGCTGCGGCGCCTCGCGCTCACCTGCTGA
- a CDS encoding MoxR family ATPase: MTSSSAVALDNERIERLAELRRAIERALEGKTAVVELAIIALLARGHLLIEDVPGVGKTTLARAVARSVGGEMRRVQFTSDLLPSDVLGVSVFDQRAGDFFLRQGPIFANVLLADEINRASPRTQSALLEAMNDGQVSIDGKTIPLPEPFLVVATQNPQDFTGTFPLPESQLDRFMVRLRIGYPPPHVETRLMLEPDHDRVDNVPVVLDPQSLVALQREVDRVVVDGALGTYLQALITATRSTPTLALGASTRAGMNLSRAAKSRALIHGRRYCIADDIHDLAVPLLAHRVRLAAHAEGYVPTREEAEAAVRDVVARVPVPL, from the coding sequence ATGACCTCCTCCTCCGCCGTCGCCCTGGACAACGAGCGCATCGAGCGCCTCGCTGAGCTCCGGCGGGCCATCGAGCGGGCGCTCGAGGGCAAGACGGCGGTCGTCGAGCTCGCAATCATTGCACTTCTGGCGCGTGGGCACCTGCTCATCGAGGACGTCCCGGGCGTCGGCAAGACGACGCTGGCGCGCGCGGTCGCCCGCTCCGTGGGCGGTGAGATGCGCCGCGTGCAGTTCACCAGCGACCTCTTGCCGAGCGACGTCCTGGGCGTGTCGGTGTTCGATCAACGCGCCGGCGATTTCTTCCTGCGCCAAGGTCCGATCTTCGCCAACGTGCTCCTGGCGGACGAGATCAACCGCGCCAGCCCGCGCACCCAGTCCGCGTTGCTCGAGGCCATGAACGACGGCCAGGTCTCCATCGACGGCAAGACCATTCCGCTGCCCGAGCCTTTCCTGGTGGTGGCCACGCAGAACCCTCAGGACTTCACCGGTACCTTCCCGCTGCCGGAGTCCCAGCTCGATCGCTTCATGGTCCGCTTGCGCATCGGCTACCCGCCGCCCCACGTCGAGACCCGGCTGATGCTCGAGCCCGACCACGACCGCGTGGACAACGTCCCGGTGGTGCTCGACCCGCAGTCGCTGGTCGCGCTGCAGCGCGAGGTGGATCGTGTCGTCGTGGACGGAGCCCTCGGGACGTATCTTCAGGCCCTGATCACGGCGACCCGTTCGACTCCAACGCTGGCGCTGGGCGCCTCGACGCGCGCCGGCATGAACCTGTCACGGGCGGCGAAGTCTCGGGCCCTGATCCACGGTCGCCGCTACTGCATTGCCGACGACATCCACGACCTGGCAGTGCCGCTGCTCGCGCACCGGGTGCGCCTGGCCGCCCATGCCGAGGGCTACGTCCCCACTCGCGAAGAGGCCGAGGCCGCGGTCCGCGACGTCGTCGCGCGCGTGCCCGTGCCGCTCTGA
- a CDS encoding DUF167 domain-containing protein, which produces MRVKPRASKSRVVGVREGALEVAVAAPPVDGEANAELTAFLAKTLGVSKGAVSLVSGDTARFKTVSVRGVDEATVRSRLSEALA; this is translated from the coding sequence ATTCGGGTCAAGCCCCGGGCCTCGAAGAGCCGGGTGGTCGGAGTCCGCGAGGGCGCGCTCGAGGTCGCGGTCGCGGCGCCTCCCGTGGACGGGGAGGCCAACGCCGAGCTCACGGCGTTCCTGGCCAAGACGCTCGGCGTGTCGAAGGGCGCGGTCAGCCTCGTGAGCGGCGACACCGCCCGCTTCAAGACCGTGTCGGTGCGCGGGGTCGACGAGGCGACGGTCCGAAGTAGACTCTCCGAGGCACTCGCGTGA
- a CDS encoding isocitrate/isopropylmalate dehydrogenase family protein codes for MPNKKKIAIIGGDGIGPEVTREATRLLERYAGRGLPIDLWQLDLGAERFLRDGTTMPKEIFIAIQRECSAVLLGALGDPRVPTMEHARDILFGLRFGLDLYANIRPVKALSDRLVPLKGRGKKDVDFVVFRENTEGVYVGVGGQVKRGTPDEIAINEDVNTRKGVERIIRAAFEFAKAQGRKRVHMADKSNAMRHAHELWLRVFDEVRREFPEIQATHVYIDALCLYMVQDPSQFDVVVTNNLFGDIVTDLGAAFQGGLGMAASANVHPAVPGKVGLFEPVHGSAPPLAGKNLANPFAALLTVGMLLAHLGWPEEEQRIDEAVADALEAGKCTKDVGGSLSTEESAAAVLERLGAS; via the coding sequence GTGCCGAACAAGAAGAAGATCGCGATCATCGGGGGCGATGGCATCGGGCCGGAAGTGACCCGTGAGGCCACACGACTCCTCGAGCGCTACGCCGGTCGCGGCCTTCCCATCGATCTGTGGCAGCTCGATCTCGGCGCGGAGCGCTTCCTGCGCGACGGCACCACGATGCCGAAGGAGATCTTCATCGCCATCCAGCGCGAGTGCTCGGCGGTGCTGCTCGGGGCGCTGGGCGATCCCCGCGTGCCGACGATGGAGCACGCGCGCGACATCTTGTTCGGGCTGCGCTTCGGCCTCGACCTGTACGCCAACATCCGCCCCGTGAAGGCGCTGAGCGACCGACTGGTCCCGCTCAAGGGACGTGGCAAGAAGGACGTGGACTTCGTCGTGTTCCGCGAGAACACCGAGGGCGTGTACGTCGGCGTGGGCGGTCAGGTGAAGCGCGGCACGCCGGACGAGATCGCCATCAACGAGGACGTCAACACGCGCAAGGGCGTCGAGCGCATCATCCGCGCGGCCTTCGAGTTCGCGAAGGCGCAGGGCAGGAAACGCGTGCACATGGCCGACAAGTCCAACGCCATGCGCCACGCCCACGAGCTGTGGCTCAGGGTGTTCGACGAGGTGCGCCGCGAATTTCCGGAGATCCAGGCCACCCACGTCTACATCGACGCGCTCTGCCTCTACATGGTGCAGGACCCGAGCCAGTTCGACGTGGTGGTCACGAACAACCTGTTCGGAGACATCGTCACCGACCTCGGAGCCGCGTTCCAGGGTGGGCTGGGCATGGCCGCGAGCGCCAACGTCCACCCCGCAGTGCCGGGGAAGGTGGGCCTGTTCGAGCCGGTCCACGGCTCCGCGCCGCCCCTCGCCGGCAAGAACCTGGCGAACCCGTTCGCGGCGCTCCTGACCGTCGGCATGCTGCTCGCCCACCTCGGTTGGCCCGAGGAGGAGCAACGCATCGACGAGGCCGTGGCGGACGCCCTGGAGGCCGGCAAGTGCACCAAGGACGTGGGCGGCAGCCTGAGCACCGAAGAGTCGGCCGCGGCGGTCCTGGAGCGGCTCGGGGCCAGCTAG
- a CDS encoding 8-amino-7-oxononanoate synthase, whose amino-acid sequence MLDFLEKELAELARQGLLREVTGARLDLIDVASNDYLAYARTPVSRATLLECEAAEAGAGASRLIHGTTQPHLALEAELASWVGLPSALLFSSGYAANLGLLQALARPGDRVVSDALNHASIIDGCRLARADVAVVPHRDLAAVEGVLAEPAAGARRFVVTESYFSMDGDQADLPGLRRLCDRFGASLLVDEAHALGVFGPEGAGLCRATGVVPDALVGTLGKAIGVHGAFVAGSGELRRWLWNRARSLVFSTASSPLLALIAREQVRRARRDEAGRSRLAQAAAQLRARLRAAGVEAAPGSTGPIVPILLGDNARALRVADALQRDGFRAQAIRPPTVPAGSARLRITVSTALDDATLERLATCLIAACAE is encoded by the coding sequence ATGCTGGATTTTCTGGAGAAAGAGCTGGCGGAGCTTGCTCGCCAGGGCCTGCTACGCGAGGTTACGGGCGCACGCCTCGACCTGATCGACGTCGCTTCCAACGATTATCTCGCCTACGCCCGCACGCCTGTTTCACGTGCAACACTGCTCGAATGTGAAGCTGCAGAGGCGGGCGCTGGAGCCTCCCGGCTGATCCACGGCACGACCCAGCCCCACCTGGCCCTCGAAGCCGAGCTCGCGAGTTGGGTTGGGTTGCCCTCCGCCCTGCTCTTCTCCAGTGGTTATGCCGCGAATCTGGGCCTGCTTCAGGCCCTGGCTCGACCCGGAGATCGGGTCGTGTCGGATGCCCTGAACCACGCCTCGATCATCGACGGTTGCCGGCTCGCTCGGGCCGACGTCGCGGTCGTCCCGCACCGCGACCTGGCTGCGGTGGAGGGAGTCCTGGCCGAGCCCGCGGCAGGTGCTCGGCGCTTCGTCGTCACCGAGTCCTACTTCAGCATGGACGGTGACCAAGCGGACCTGCCCGGGCTGCGCCGGCTCTGCGACCGCTTTGGCGCCAGCCTGCTGGTCGATGAGGCGCATGCCCTGGGAGTATTCGGGCCCGAGGGCGCCGGCCTGTGCCGGGCCACCGGGGTCGTTCCCGACGCTTTGGTGGGCACGCTGGGCAAGGCCATCGGGGTCCATGGTGCCTTCGTCGCTGGCTCCGGCGAGCTGCGGCGGTGGCTCTGGAACCGCGCTCGCAGCCTGGTCTTCTCGACCGCCAGCTCCCCGCTCCTGGCCCTGATCGCCCGCGAGCAGGTGCGCCGGGCGCGGCGCGATGAGGCGGGGCGAAGCCGGCTGGCGCAGGCCGCGGCGCAGCTTCGGGCCCGGCTTCGGGCAGCCGGGGTCGAGGCGGCACCTGGATCGACGGGCCCCATCGTGCCGATCCTGCTCGGGGACAACGCCCGGGCCCTGCGCGTCGCGGACGCTCTTCAGCGCGATGGGTTCCGCGCTCAGGCCATCCGCCCGCCGACTGTCCCCGCTGGTAGTGCCCGCTTGCGGATCACCGTTTCGACCGCCCTCGACGACGCCACCCTGGAGCGCCTGGCCACATGCCTGATCGCCGCCTGCGCAGAGTAG
- a CDS encoding cell division protein ZapA, producing MSRAPVELRVGGQTYRVVASASEDELRRLGSLVDERLRELSGPGRAVSPQTLLLAAISLAHDLEEERGRRQALEERSREMLRSVLRRIDDALEALPDGDGAGAEASPEL from the coding sequence ATGAGCCGCGCTCCGGTGGAGCTTCGCGTGGGGGGACAGACCTACCGGGTCGTCGCTTCCGCGAGCGAAGACGAGCTGCGGCGCCTGGGGAGCCTGGTGGACGAGCGGCTGCGCGAGCTCTCGGGCCCGGGGCGCGCGGTCTCGCCCCAGACGCTCCTCTTGGCAGCCATCTCGCTCGCCCACGACCTGGAGGAGGAGCGCGGCCGGCGCCAGGCGCTCGAGGAGCGCTCGCGGGAGATGCTGCGCTCGGTGCTCCGGCGCATCGACGACGCGCTCGAGGCGCTCCCAGACGGCGACGGTGCCGGGGCCGAAGCCTCCCCGGAGCTCTAG
- a CDS encoding ABC transporter ATP-binding protein, protein MARIERIEVRAVSRLFGATLALRGVSVDFSQGELVFLEGPNGAGKSTLLAVIGTVLAPSSGSVTYAPNGADREGAREQIGWVAHESHCYRELTGRQNVELAARLRGVEPKAAWERACARVGASTFGDRRVSTLSRGQRQRIALARALVHEPAILLLDEPFSGLDPASSERLEQVLVDERQRGAIVIVVNHAPGLAEKLSARTVRIEGGRVVKS, encoded by the coding sequence ATGGCGCGGATCGAACGTATAGAAGTCCGAGCGGTGTCGCGTTTGTTCGGGGCGACGCTGGCGCTGCGCGGGGTGAGCGTGGATTTCTCCCAGGGGGAGCTGGTCTTCCTCGAGGGTCCCAACGGGGCCGGCAAGAGCACGCTTCTCGCCGTGATCGGCACGGTCCTGGCGCCGAGCAGCGGCAGCGTGACCTACGCCCCGAACGGCGCCGACCGCGAGGGTGCGCGCGAGCAGATCGGCTGGGTCGCGCACGAATCCCATTGCTATCGCGAGCTCACCGGGCGGCAGAACGTCGAGCTCGCGGCGCGCTTGCGCGGCGTCGAGCCGAAGGCCGCCTGGGAGCGGGCCTGCGCGCGCGTCGGCGCCAGCACGTTCGGAGACCGGCGCGTGTCGACCTTGAGTCGCGGACAGCGGCAGCGCATCGCGCTGGCCCGCGCGCTGGTCCACGAGCCGGCGATCCTGCTTCTCGACGAGCCCTTCTCGGGCCTGGACCCCGCCAGCTCCGAGCGGCTCGAACAGGTGCTCGTGGACGAGCGGCAGCGGGGCGCCATCGTCATCGTCGTCAATCATGCCCCTGGCCTGGCCGAGAAGCTGAGCGCTCGAACGGTCCGCATCGAGGGCGGCCGAGTCGTCAAGAGCTGA
- a CDS encoding dethiobiotin synthase, producing the protein MPDRRLRRVVVLGTGTGVGKTRLTVALARALRRIGPTLALKPLESGGDADARAFDVENSIRVEPHPLIALAEPLSPHLAARREGRRVSVAELTGWVAQQESQLALCDNTSPYIFSVIESAGGALSPLSREARNLELARALDPAKLLLVGPDSLGVLHALGSTLIAMAALGRPPDLVALSAASVDASTGTNADELRELGIADPAFVLGPGEDDASALAEAFISS; encoded by the coding sequence ATGCCTGATCGCCGCCTGCGCAGAGTAGTCGTGCTGGGCACCGGGACCGGCGTCGGCAAGACCCGGCTGACCGTGGCGCTCGCCAGGGCCCTCCGCCGCATCGGCCCGACCCTGGCGCTCAAGCCCCTCGAGTCCGGCGGGGATGCCGACGCCCGGGCGTTCGACGTGGAAAACTCGATCCGCGTGGAGCCTCACCCGCTGATCGCGTTGGCCGAGCCGCTCTCGCCCCACCTCGCAGCGCGGCGAGAAGGACGCCGAGTCAGCGTTGCGGAGCTGACGGGCTGGGTCGCCCAGCAGGAGTCTCAGTTAGCACTATGTGACAATACGTCGCCATATATCTTCTCGGTGATCGAGAGCGCGGGAGGCGCCCTCTCGCCGCTCAGCCGCGAGGCCAGGAACCTGGAGCTCGCCCGGGCGCTCGACCCCGCCAAGCTGTTGCTCGTGGGTCCCGACTCGCTTGGCGTGCTGCACGCGCTCGGCTCGACGCTGATCGCCATGGCCGCGCTCGGCCGCCCGCCGGATCTGGTCGCGCTGTCGGCGGCCAGCGTGGACGCCTCGACGGGGACCAACGCGGACGAGCTGCGCGAGCTCGGCATCGCCGACCCGGCCTTCGTGCTCGGGCCCGGCGAGGACGACGCGAGCGCCCTCGCCGAGGCGTTCATCAGCTCTTGA
- the dapF gene encoding diaminopimelate epimerase encodes MTLTFHKYEGLGNDFVVIDAARADALDPERARALCDRHFGIGADGVLLVVPPSSSGARARMLVLNADGSRPEMCGNGIRCVALHLARRDGAAGISYVIDTDAGPLLCEVERDGDSAHVRVGMGRGRPEPELAVAFDGRRLTFARVSMGNPHAISFEEPLDAAHADRLGPAVSAELPEGTNVELARQKGDAAFDLVVWERGVGRTLACGTGACATAVAAIRSGRARYDAPIAVDLPGGRLEITVAEGSLEVSMRGPARRVFSGETPLDAGLSRA; translated from the coding sequence GTGACGCTCACGTTCCACAAGTACGAGGGGCTCGGCAACGACTTCGTCGTGATCGATGCGGCGCGAGCCGACGCGCTCGATCCGGAGCGCGCCCGCGCGCTCTGCGATCGCCACTTCGGCATCGGCGCCGACGGCGTGCTCCTGGTCGTACCCCCGTCGAGCAGCGGCGCGCGCGCGCGCATGCTGGTGCTGAACGCCGACGGCTCGCGGCCGGAGATGTGCGGCAACGGCATCCGCTGCGTGGCGCTGCACTTGGCCCGGAGGGACGGCGCCGCCGGCATCAGCTACGTGATCGACACCGACGCCGGTCCGCTCCTGTGCGAGGTGGAGCGCGACGGCGACAGCGCGCACGTCCGGGTCGGCATGGGGCGCGGGCGGCCGGAGCCCGAGCTCGCGGTCGCCTTCGACGGCCGCCGCTTGACCTTCGCGCGGGTCTCGATGGGCAACCCCCACGCCATCAGCTTCGAGGAGCCGCTCGACGCGGCCCACGCCGACCGGCTGGGGCCGGCGGTCTCGGCAGAGCTCCCCGAGGGCACCAACGTGGAGCTCGCACGCCAAAAAGGCGACGCCGCCTTCGACCTGGTGGTCTGGGAGCGTGGGGTCGGGCGCACGTTGGCCTGCGGCACCGGGGCCTGCGCCACCGCCGTCGCCGCGATTCGCTCCGGCCGCGCCCGCTACGACGCGCCCATCGCCGTCGATCTGCCGGGCGGCAGGCTCGAGATCACGGTGGCCGAGGGCTCCCTCGAGGTCAGCATGCGAGGACCGGCTCGCCGGGTGTTCAGCGGCGAGACTCCCCTCGACGCCGGACTTTCGCGCGCTTAG